Proteins encoded by one window of Gemmatimonadota bacterium:
- the rfaE2 gene encoding D-glycero-beta-D-manno-heptose 1-phosphate adenylyltransferase: protein MVAARRGGSTLGCLVTLLIIGTAVYVGIALGRPWFRYEQFRDEMTSAARFSTTLTDAQILTRLRAVADTIGLPPDAKKIIVKRLDPSGGVVISVKVHRARDAAAVWREGVQVCAEDRRGRALSSLADTATKLRSQGDAARWRQGATGQVVFTNGVFDLLHAGHIHVLESARALGDALIVGVNTDASVRRLDKGHERPIVPAADRARVLAALACVDCVVLFDEDTPAQLIAALQPDVLVKGGDYSPDTVVGADTVRARGGRVVIIPLLPDRSTTRLVERLRVTP, encoded by the coding sequence ATGGTAGCCGCGCGTCGCGGTGGCAGCACCCTCGGCTGCCTGGTCACGCTGCTCATCATCGGCACGGCGGTCTACGTCGGCATCGCACTTGGGCGGCCGTGGTTTCGCTACGAGCAGTTCCGCGACGAGATGACCTCCGCGGCACGCTTCAGCACGACGCTCACCGACGCGCAGATCCTGACGCGCCTCCGCGCCGTGGCCGACACCATCGGCCTCCCGCCCGACGCCAAGAAGATCATCGTCAAGCGACTCGATCCCTCGGGTGGCGTCGTGATCTCGGTCAAAGTACACCGAGCGCGTGACGCTGCCGCTGTATGGCGAGAAGGTGTTCAAGTTTGCGCCGAAGATCGTCGGGGGCGAGCCCTGAGCTCGCTGGCCGATACCGCCACAAAGCTGCGCTCCCAGGGCGACGCCGCACGCTGGCGCCAGGGAGCCACGGGGCAGGTGGTCTTCACCAACGGCGTCTTCGACCTCCTCCATGCCGGCCACATTCACGTCCTCGAGTCGGCGCGCGCCCTGGGCGATGCACTGATCGTCGGCGTCAACACCGATGCCTCGGTGCGCCGGCTCGACAAGGGGCATGAGCGGCCAATCGTCCCTGCTGCCGACCGCGCCCGGGTCCTGGCCGCGCTCGCCTGTGTGGACTGCGTGGTCCTCTTCGACGAGGACACTCCTGCGCAGCTCATTGCCGCATTGCAGCCCGACGTCCTGGTGAAGGGCGGCGACTACAGCCCTGATACCGTTGTTGGTGCGGACACCGTGCGTGCGCGCGGTGGTCGTGTCGTGATCATTCCGTTGTTGCCGGATCGTTCGACTACCCGCCTTGTGGAGCGCCTTCGTGTCACGCCCTGA
- a CDS encoding bifunctional riboflavin kinase/FAD synthetase has product MTGSVVTVGTFDGVHRGHHAVLAEIHRRAVSSGRRSMLVTFEPHPLEVVNPDAAPALLTTTTERLAALATSGIDRVMTLRFDRAMAALDPADFVDQVLLPRCDLRELVIGHDHGFGRGRQGDVATLQALGASRGFPVDVVAPVRLPDGLPVSSTAIRRAVTGGDLGAAARMLGRLYTVEGVVQRGERRGRELGFPTCNLAIEARKLLPPDGVYAVVVETPAGRFGGMMNQGHRPTFDDGRRLLEAHLFGFEGVLYDRSISVQWVALLRDIRRFDSVASLRQQLEVDSHRARTMLAVAHPDLEAPLRASE; this is encoded by the coding sequence ATGACGGGGAGCGTGGTGACGGTTGGCACCTTCGATGGCGTGCACCGTGGACACCACGCGGTGCTGGCCGAGATCCATCGCAGGGCGGTGAGCAGTGGGCGGCGCAGCATGCTGGTGACCTTCGAGCCGCATCCGCTCGAAGTGGTGAATCCGGATGCAGCGCCCGCACTCTTGACCACGACGACGGAACGGCTCGCCGCCCTCGCCACCAGCGGGATCGATCGGGTGATGACGTTGCGGTTCGACCGGGCGATGGCGGCCCTCGATCCGGCGGACTTTGTCGATCAGGTGTTGCTGCCGCGCTGTGACCTGCGCGAGTTGGTGATTGGGCATGACCACGGCTTCGGCCGAGGCCGGCAGGGCGATGTGGCGACGCTGCAAGCGTTGGGTGCGTCACGAGGCTTTCCGGTGGATGTGGTGGCGCCGGTGCGGCTCCCCGACGGACTGCCGGTGTCGAGCACCGCGATTCGCCGGGCAGTCACCGGTGGCGACCTCGGCGCAGCGGCCAGGATGCTTGGCCGGCTGTACACGGTTGAAGGGGTGGTGCAGCGCGGCGAGAGGCGTGGGCGTGAGCTCGGCTTCCCGACCTGCAACCTCGCAATCGAGGCTCGCAAGTTGTTGCCACCCGACGGCGTCTACGCCGTGGTGGTCGAGACACCCGCCGGCCGGTTCGGCGGCATGATGAACCAGGGACACCGGCCGACGTTCGACGACGGCCGCCGCCTCCTGGAGGCCCACCTCTTCGGGTTCGAGGGGGTCCTGTACGATCGGAGCATCAGCGTCCAGTGGGTCGCGCTGCTCCGTGACATCCGCCGATTCGATTCGGTGGCAAGCCTCCGGCAGCAATTGGAGGTGGATTCGCACCGCGCCCGGACCATGCTGGCCGTGGCGCACCCGGACCTTGAAGCGCCCTTACGGGCGTCCGAGTGA
- a CDS encoding acyl-CoA thioesterase — translation MQPTVATDGAGITTIRRRVDYSETDQMGVVYHARYLVWFDVARTEHLRQTGLSYRDLETLGFRLMVGELTIRYRRAARYDDPVRVRTWVRERASRRVTFGYAVEHDETGELLATGSTAMLVMDDTFAFGRLPEGIAERLQPIPDPVRL, via the coding sequence ATGCAGCCGACCGTTGCAACCGATGGCGCCGGAATCACCACCATCCGCCGCCGGGTCGATTACTCCGAGACCGACCAGATGGGCGTGGTCTACCATGCCCGGTATCTGGTCTGGTTCGACGTCGCGCGGACCGAGCATCTCCGGCAGACGGGGCTCTCGTATCGCGACCTGGAGACCCTCGGCTTCCGCCTGATGGTCGGTGAGCTCACCATCCGCTACCGCCGAGCGGCGCGCTACGACGACCCGGTCCGGGTGCGCACCTGGGTGCGCGAGCGGGCCTCCCGGCGCGTCACCTTCGGCTACGCCGTCGAACACGACGAAACCGGCGAGCTCCTGGCGACCGGCAGCACCGCCATGCTGGTGATGGACGACACCTTCGCCTTCGGCCGCCTCCCTGAGGGCATCGCCGAACGGTTGCAACCCATTCCTGACCCGGTGCGCCTCTGA
- a CDS encoding RidA family protein, translating to MQIITTSGAPAAIGPYSQAILVNGMLYTAGQIALDPVSMEIVPGGVTEQTEQVFKNLGAVLAAAGMSFKNVVKTTVFLRDMAEFAPMNAVYAAHFGDHRPARSTVAAAGLPRDVRVEIELVAVA from the coding sequence ATGCAGATTATCACGACTTCTGGTGCCCCCGCCGCCATCGGCCCCTACTCGCAGGCCATCCTCGTCAACGGGATGCTCTACACCGCGGGGCAGATCGCCCTCGACCCGGTGTCGATGGAGATCGTGCCGGGTGGCGTGACCGAGCAGACCGAGCAGGTCTTCAAGAACCTCGGTGCCGTCCTCGCCGCCGCGGGGATGTCGTTCAAGAACGTCGTGAAGACCACCGTCTTCCTGCGTGACATGGCGGAGTTCGCCCCGATGAACGCCGTCTATGCGGCGCACTTTGGCGACCATCGCCCGGCGCGCAGCACCGTCGCCGCGGCCGGCCTCCCGCGCGATGTCCGCGTCGAGATCGAACTCGTGGCGGTCGCCTGA
- the secD gene encoding protein translocase subunit SecD, which yields MFATIRNRMILIAVLVIGSIIALIPRTVTVRERSATGAMQDVQVKRVPLKRGLDLQGGMHLGLELDQSTQVSADVSKDIDLALTVLRKRIDEFGVTEPVIQKVGSSRIVVELAGIKDPERAKGIVQQNAFLEFRMTDKTGALDAALPAMDRVLAQLGVKPAAGAPTAAKGIDALLAGDSGTKLPADSGAKADSATKGAAATGDTTKPAVDTVKAGGPILQALIISGASAGATAPGTYLVPEASVARVDSLLRIPEVQRVLPRGIELKWDQSATGGLEPMRALYALETKPILTGTSLVNATPQIDPTSNKPIVVFDLDRAGGRRFGQETSRHIGDFMAIVLDGKVQGAPPVINSRIDRRGQIELSGRTIAEAQDLALTLKAGALPFTLKIVEERTVGASLGEDSVKGGIVAGLVGTLFVILIMVGYYRMSGALAVLALALYILFTLAALSMIDATLTLPGLAGIVLSVGIAVDANVLIFERIREELIAGRTVRVAVEEGFRHAMPAIIDSNVSTVLTAAFLFQFGTGPVKGFAVTLIMGIIASMITAIFVTKTFFLVWLDRKPHATTLSI from the coding sequence ATGTTCGCAACCATTCGCAATCGCATGATCCTGATCGCCGTGCTCGTCATCGGCTCGATCATCGCCCTCATCCCGCGCACCGTCACCGTGCGCGAGCGCAGCGCCACCGGCGCGATGCAGGACGTGCAGGTCAAGCGCGTCCCGCTGAAGCGCGGCCTGGACCTCCAGGGCGGGATGCACCTTGGTCTCGAGCTTGACCAGTCGACGCAGGTCTCGGCCGATGTCTCCAAGGACATCGACCTTGCCCTCACCGTCCTCCGGAAGCGCATCGACGAGTTCGGCGTGACCGAGCCGGTGATCCAGAAGGTTGGCTCCTCGCGGATCGTCGTCGAGCTCGCCGGCATCAAGGACCCGGAACGCGCCAAGGGCATCGTCCAGCAGAACGCCTTCCTCGAATTCCGCATGACGGACAAGACGGGCGCGCTCGACGCCGCCCTCCCCGCCATGGATCGGGTGCTCGCCCAGCTCGGCGTCAAGCCGGCCGCGGGCGCCCCGACGGCGGCGAAGGGGATCGACGCGCTGCTCGCCGGCGACTCGGGCACCAAGCTCCCGGCCGACAGCGGCGCCAAGGCCGACAGTGCGACGAAGGGTGCCGCGGCGACGGGTGACACCACGAAGCCGGCGGTCGACACCGTCAAGGCGGGCGGACCGATCCTGCAGGCGCTGATCATCTCCGGCGCCTCGGCAGGCGCCACGGCGCCGGGGACCTATCTGGTGCCGGAAGCGTCGGTGGCTCGGGTCGACTCGCTGCTTCGTATCCCCGAGGTCCAGCGCGTCCTTCCGCGTGGCATCGAGTTGAAGTGGGACCAGTCGGCGACCGGCGGCCTCGAGCCGATGCGCGCGTTGTACGCGCTCGAGACCAAGCCGATCCTCACCGGCACCTCGCTCGTGAATGCGACGCCGCAGATCGACCCGACATCCAACAAGCCGATCGTGGTCTTCGACCTCGACCGCGCGGGCGGGCGGCGCTTCGGCCAGGAAACGAGCCGGCACATCGGCGACTTCATGGCGATCGTCCTCGACGGCAAGGTGCAGGGCGCACCGCCGGTCATCAACAGCCGCATCGACCGTCGCGGTCAGATCGAGCTGTCGGGCCGCACCATCGCGGAGGCGCAGGACCTCGCGCTCACGCTGAAGGCCGGCGCGCTGCCGTTCACGCTCAAGATCGTGGAAGAGCGCACCGTCGGCGCCTCGCTCGGTGAGGACTCGGTCAAGGGCGGCATCGTCGCCGGCCTGGTCGGCACCCTCTTCGTCATCCTGATCATGGTCGGCTACTACCGGATGTCCGGGGCGCTCGCCGTGCTGGCCTTGGCCCTCTACATCCTGTTCACGCTGGCCGCGTTGTCGATGATTGACGCGACCCTCACCTTGCCCGGCCTCGCCGGCATCGTGCTCTCGGTCGGTATCGCCGTCGACGCCAACGTGCTGATCTTCGAGCGCATTCGAGAGGAACTGATCGCCGGGCGGACGGTGCGCGTCGCGGTCGAGGAAGGCTTCCGGCACGCGATGCCCGCCATCATCGACTCGAACGTCTCGACCGTCCTGACCGCCGCGTTCCTCTTCCAGTTCGGTACCGGCCCGGTCAAGGGCTTCGCGGTCACGCTGATCATGGGCATCATCGCCTCCATGATCACCGCGATCTTCGTCACCAAGACGTTCTTCCTCGTCTGGCTCGACCGGAAGCCCCACGCCACCACGCTGAGCATCTGA
- the secF gene encoding protein translocase subunit SecF: MIRFFADAKYDFIAHRRQAYIVTAVLFVVGLAALLGFGIHQSIEFTGGTLVQFKTTAPVDVEKLRAGLDAAGLKGAEIQRFGGDNEYAVRARTAVEGSKTDDTQATTKAVNAAIEAVVGAGGFTPGSGEAVSPKVGAELKTQALMAIMLSFLGVLAYLAYRFEWRFGLAAVLATAHDIILTICFIAVARIELSLVVVAAVLSMVGYSLNDTIIIFDRVRENLHKYRRNQLVEVLNRSINETLPRSVLTHVTTLSTLLALTIFAGEVIRPFALVMFFGVFTGTFSSIFIAAPLLRMIEQKWPGVDGRGVKVKPKTVRSTVPQV, encoded by the coding sequence ATGATTCGCTTCTTTGCAGACGCCAAGTACGACTTCATCGCGCACCGCCGGCAGGCCTACATCGTGACTGCCGTGCTGTTCGTGGTCGGACTCGCGGCCCTCCTCGGCTTCGGGATTCACCAGTCGATCGAGTTCACCGGCGGCACCCTGGTCCAGTTCAAGACCACGGCCCCGGTCGACGTCGAGAAGCTCCGCGCCGGCCTCGACGCCGCCGGCCTGAAGGGCGCCGAGATCCAGCGTTTCGGTGGCGACAATGAGTACGCCGTTCGTGCTCGGACCGCCGTCGAAGGCTCCAAGACCGACGACACCCAGGCCACGACGAAGGCCGTCAACGCCGCGATCGAGGCCGTCGTCGGCGCCGGTGGCTTCACGCCGGGCAGCGGTGAGGCGGTCTCGCCGAAGGTCGGCGCCGAGCTCAAGACGCAGGCGCTCATGGCGATCATGCTCTCCTTCCTCGGCGTGCTGGCCTACCTGGCGTACCGCTTCGAGTGGCGCTTCGGGCTCGCGGCCGTCCTCGCCACGGCCCACGACATCATCCTGACCATCTGCTTCATCGCGGTGGCGCGGATCGAGCTCTCGCTCGTCGTCGTCGCCGCCGTGCTGTCGATGGTCGGCTACTCGCTGAACGACACCATCATCATCTTCGACCGTGTCCGCGAGAACCTGCACAAGTACCGCCGGAACCAGTTGGTCGAGGTCCTCAACCGCTCGATCAACGAGACGCTGCCGCGGTCTGTCCTGACCCACGTCACCACGCTGTCGACGCTGCTGGCGCTGACGATCTTCGCTGGCGAGGTCATCCGGCCGTTCGCGTTGGTGATGTTCTTCGGCGTCTTCACCGGCACCTTCTCGTCGATCTTCATCGCCGCCCCGCTGCTGCGCATGATCGAGCAGAAGTGGCCCGGCGTCGACGGCCGCGGCGTCAAGGTCAAGCCCAAGACGGTCCGCAGCACGGTTCCTCAGGTCTGA
- a CDS encoding glutamate racemase, translating into MNSAPIGVFDSGIGGLTVVRAIHALLPNESTLYLGDTARVPYGSKSPDTVRRYAREILAWLEQHQVKAVVVACNTATAHALDELRAIATVPVIGVIEPGARAAANASRGGTVGVIGTAGTILSGAYRRALHRVRPELAVVEQACPLFVPLVEEGWFDHPATRLVAEEYLAPLRAAGVDTIVLGCTHYPMLSGLIGDVLGPDVVRIDSAQETARELASVLHAKELEAPPGTAVHHRWAATDDVARFARVGSIFVGEPLEAIELAALGNDRPS; encoded by the coding sequence ATGAACAGCGCACCGATCGGCGTCTTCGATTCCGGCATCGGCGGCCTCACCGTCGTGCGCGCCATCCACGCGCTGCTCCCGAACGAATCGACGCTCTACCTCGGCGACACCGCGCGCGTCCCCTACGGCTCGAAGTCGCCGGACACCGTCCGCCGCTACGCCCGCGAGATCCTCGCCTGGCTCGAGCAGCATCAGGTGAAGGCCGTCGTGGTCGCCTGCAACACCGCCACCGCCCATGCCCTCGACGAGTTGCGCGCCATCGCCACCGTCCCGGTCATCGGCGTGATCGAGCCCGGTGCGCGCGCGGCGGCGAACGCAAGCCGTGGCGGCACCGTTGGGGTCATCGGCACCGCCGGCACCATCCTCTCCGGCGCGTATCGTCGGGCGCTGCACCGTGTCCGTCCTGAGCTGGCCGTGGTGGAGCAGGCGTGTCCGCTCTTCGTGCCGTTGGTGGAGGAGGGGTGGTTCGACCATCCCGCCACGCGGTTGGTGGCCGAGGAGTACCTGGCGCCGCTGCGTGCGGCCGGGGTCGACACCATCGTCCTGGGGTGCACGCACTACCCGATGCTCAGCGGCCTCATCGGCGACGTGCTCGGGCCCGACGTGGTCCGGATCGACAGCGCGCAGGAGACGGCCCGCGAGCTGGCCAGCGTGCTGCATGCCAAGGAATTGGAGGCGCCGCCGGGAACGGCCGTGCATCACCGCTGGGCGGCGACCGACGACGTGGCGCGCTTTGCGAGGGTGGGGTCGATCTTTGTGGGGGAGCCGCTCGAGGCGATCGAGCTCGCCGCGTTGGGGAACGACCGGCCTAGCTGA
- a CDS encoding metallophosphoesterase: MTAHRVVVVGDAHLGAAPVADEEAMLAFLDAVPSLGDALLVTGDLFDFWFTWRRVIPRQAIRTTAALVHLARRFPVMMVGGNHDRWGSTFWDQEAGLRFDAHRLECDVAGQRVLMVHGDGLHQEHFRANVLNRLINSPTIIRAVATLPASLTFWAADRLQHNPTYAAAHPEISDAAMARQRGIAEGLLSADPGLAAVVMGHTHRAAAHEVSPGRWYLNPGAWLDGHAYGILDADGATLHRFS; the protein is encoded by the coding sequence GTGACAGCGCACCGTGTGGTAGTGGTCGGGGATGCCCACCTTGGGGCGGCCCCCGTGGCGGACGAGGAGGCGATGCTCGCCTTCCTCGACGCCGTCCCGTCGCTGGGTGACGCGTTGCTCGTCACCGGCGACCTCTTCGACTTCTGGTTCACCTGGCGCCGAGTGATCCCGCGGCAGGCGATCCGCACCACCGCCGCCCTGGTCCATCTGGCCCGACGCTTCCCGGTGATGATGGTCGGCGGCAATCACGACCGCTGGGGCAGCACCTTCTGGGACCAGGAAGCGGGGCTCCGCTTTGACGCGCATCGGCTCGAATGCGACGTGGCCGGCCAGCGCGTCCTGATGGTCCACGGCGACGGGCTGCATCAGGAGCACTTCCGCGCCAACGTGCTCAACCGGCTGATCAACTCGCCGACCATCATCCGTGCCGTCGCGACGCTGCCGGCCTCGCTCACCTTCTGGGCCGCCGACCGGTTGCAGCACAACCCGACGTACGCCGCCGCCCATCCGGAAATCAGCGACGCGGCGATGGCTCGGCAGCGCGGGATCGCCGAGGGGCTGCTGTCCGCGGACCCGGGACTCGCGGCGGTGGTCATGGGGCACACCCACCGCGCGGCGGCCCACGAAGTCTCGCCGGGCCGGTGGTACCTGAATCCGGGCGCGTGGCTCGATGGACACGCCTACGGCATCCTCGATGCCGACGGCGCCACGCTGCATCGGTTCAGCTAG
- a CDS encoding DUF4136 domain-containing protein, translating into MHRAIRSSLIVLALTLAGCSFGFRSGGGLPAEIKTVAVLPFDNETSDATLGQQVNAAIREAVERRLGLRAATEAKADLVVRGRITNYEPDEPTSFSGTGTGGSVQVTRRQLSVTIAIEMVANKDGRMIFQERSLSARGDYEPGREADGRKKALEFLVNSIVDKAQSRW; encoded by the coding sequence ATGCACCGCGCGATTCGCTCTAGTCTCATCGTTCTGGCGCTGACCCTCGCGGGCTGCAGCTTCGGCTTCCGCTCCGGCGGCGGCTTGCCGGCGGAGATCAAGACCGTGGCGGTGCTCCCCTTCGACAACGAGACGTCGGACGCGACGCTTGGCCAGCAGGTCAACGCCGCTATTCGCGAAGCCGTCGAGCGGCGCCTCGGACTCCGCGCGGCCACCGAGGCGAAGGCCGACCTCGTGGTCCGCGGACGGATCACGAACTACGAGCCCGACGAGCCGACCTCCTTTTCCGGCACCGGCACCGGTGGCAGTGTCCAGGTCACCCGGCGGCAACTCTCCGTCACCATCGCGATCGAAATGGTCGCCAACAAGGACGGGCGGATGATCTTCCAGGAACGCAGCCTCAGTGCACGGGGCGACTACGAACCGGGCCGCGAGGCCGACGGCCGCAAGAAGGCGCTGGAGTTTCTGGTGAACTCGATCGTCGACAAGGCGCAGTCCCGATGGTAG
- a CDS encoding peptidylprolyl isomerase, with amino-acid sequence MRLSPLLLAATGLALLAAPLTAQDPALVEALAPLLMAEDRRQLDLTAMARAIGHPDPLVRRTAVVAVGRIGDRRGAPLIVEALGDRDQNVVADAFFALGLLADSNNAAAIIARLRQPDSLDAAAAGEASAALARSGGSAAVGMLTEIIGGRTSLPAARRDLLLPTALLESWKLAAQAPVAAMLPFLTNPNDDLRWRATYTLARLKAPTAGNGLLRSARDKMALIREAALRSYTKAYADSAGLPAATVLGELRRALQDASPGVKISALQALGSWRDSAEVTGVLRLLTDADFNVRVQATTALGELRGEAAMAALDGLFDKQGASWAMRRVAFSALARADTARFAKRAAVWQASQDVRERMAAYEGWGSISSTGNAVFQAGLQDADARVQAAALGAWRSARPRTDSTVVAAARERLRSAAPEVRATAAGVLGANARVEDLDLLLAAWRLGAADVERDAQQAVLATMAGLARRVPDVLQQLGDPSRRDFFTPPAEMLLRRDAARSWPALAERWGPALPVVTGRSLEEYRVIVRTLVLAKENPHVTVELDGRGTIDLELLGREAPLTVANFLRLVDRRWFDGNRWHRVVPNFVIQDGDRSGTGSGGPGWAIRDEFNRRRYDVPMAGMALSGPETGGSQWFINVSPQPHLDGRYTIFGKVAGSYAALLRVTQGDVIRSIHR; translated from the coding sequence ATGCGACTCTCCCCGCTCCTGCTCGCTGCCACTGGCCTCGCGCTGCTGGCCGCACCGCTCACCGCCCAGGACCCTGCGCTGGTCGAGGCGCTCGCCCCGCTGTTGATGGCGGAGGACCGCCGGCAACTCGACCTCACCGCGATGGCACGCGCCATCGGCCATCCGGACCCGCTGGTGCGCCGCACCGCGGTGGTCGCGGTTGGCCGCATCGGCGATCGTCGCGGCGCACCGCTCATCGTCGAAGCGCTCGGCGATCGCGACCAGAACGTCGTCGCCGACGCCTTCTTCGCACTCGGCCTCCTGGCCGACAGCAACAACGCCGCGGCGATCATCGCCCGACTCCGTCAACCCGACTCCCTCGATGCAGCCGCCGCCGGCGAGGCCTCCGCCGCGTTGGCCCGCTCCGGCGGCAGTGCGGCCGTTGGGATGCTCACCGAGATCATCGGGGGCCGTACCTCGCTGCCGGCCGCACGGCGAGACCTTCTGCTGCCGACGGCGTTGCTCGAATCGTGGAAGCTCGCGGCTCAGGCGCCCGTCGCGGCGATGTTGCCGTTCCTCACCAATCCGAATGACGACCTCCGCTGGCGCGCCACCTACACCCTCGCACGGCTCAAGGCGCCGACGGCCGGCAACGGCCTGCTCCGCTCGGCGCGGGACAAGATGGCCCTCATTCGCGAGGCCGCGCTCCGTTCCTACACGAAGGCCTACGCCGACAGCGCCGGACTCCCCGCGGCCACCGTGCTCGGCGAACTGCGCCGCGCCCTCCAGGACGCCTCCCCCGGCGTGAAGATCAGCGCCCTGCAGGCGCTCGGCAGCTGGCGCGATTCCGCCGAAGTGACCGGCGTCCTTCGCCTCCTCACCGATGCCGATTTCAACGTCCGCGTGCAGGCCACCACCGCGCTCGGCGAGCTGCGCGGCGAGGCCGCGATGGCCGCGCTCGATGGCCTCTTCGACAAGCAGGGTGCCTCCTGGGCGATGCGTCGCGTCGCCTTCTCGGCGCTTGCCCGCGCCGACACCGCCCGCTTCGCCAAGCGCGCCGCCGTCTGGCAGGCCTCGCAGGACGTCCGCGAGCGGATGGCCGCCTACGAGGGATGGGGCAGCATCAGCAGCACCGGCAACGCCGTCTTCCAGGCCGGCCTGCAGGATGCCGATGCGCGGGTCCAGGCCGCCGCGTTGGGAGCGTGGCGGAGCGCACGTCCGCGCACCGACTCCACCGTCGTCGCGGCCGCCCGTGAGCGTCTCCGGAGTGCCGCGCCCGAAGTGCGTGCCACCGCCGCCGGCGTCCTCGGCGCCAATGCGCGCGTGGAAGACCTCGACCTCCTCCTCGCGGCGTGGCGCCTCGGGGCGGCCGACGTCGAACGCGATGCCCAGCAGGCGGTGCTTGCCACCATGGCGGGGCTCGCGCGCCGCGTGCCCGATGTGCTGCAGCAGCTCGGCGACCCGAGCCGCCGCGACTTCTTCACGCCGCCCGCCGAGATGCTGCTGCGGCGCGACGCGGCACGCAGCTGGCCGGCGCTCGCGGAGCGTTGGGGGCCAGCGCTGCCGGTCGTCACGGGGCGTAGCCTCGAGGAGTACCGGGTGATCGTCCGGACCCTGGTCCTCGCCAAGGAGAATCCGCACGTGACGGTCGAGCTCGACGGTCGCGGCACCATCGACCTCGAGCTGCTCGGGCGCGAGGCGCCGCTCACGGTCGCCAACTTCCTCCGCCTGGTGGACCGGCGGTGGTTCGACGGCAATCGGTGGCACCGTGTCGTCCCGAACTTCGTCATCCAGGACGGCGATCGGAGCGGGACCGGGAGCGGGGGGCCGGGGTGGGCCATTCGCGACGAGTTCAACCGCCGTCGCTACGACGTCCCGATGGCGGGGATGGCCCTCTCCGGCCCCGAGACCGGGGGCAGCCAGTGGTTCATCAATGTCTCGCCGCAGCCGCACCTGGACGGGCGCTACACCATCTTCGGCAAGGTCGCCGGGAGCTACGCGGCCCTCCTGCGGGTCACCCAGGGCGACGTCATTCGCAGCATCCATCGATGA
- a CDS encoding TatD family hydrolase codes for MLVDTHCHLADPAFAADRDAVVERMGAAGVSRAMVIESVTAQLEETLGWAVRHPGLVVATGCHPHDAGRWTPELRTRLQAAWQHPLVRAAGEMGLDYHYDHAPRSVQQDVFAEQLALATAAGMPVVIHAREADADVVAILRNQADATVVLHSFSSGPVLRDAGLEAGWYFSFSGMVTFKTWTQQDAMRAVASDRLLIETDAPYLAPVPHRGKRNEPSYVPAVARALAEVRGTTYEEIAAGTTANAIRLFWPDEQDDR; via the coding sequence ATGCTGGTGGATACCCACTGCCACCTCGCGGACCCGGCCTTCGCGGCCGACCGCGACGCGGTGGTGGAGCGGATGGGCGCCGCCGGCGTCTCCCGTGCCATGGTCATTGAATCCGTCACCGCCCAGCTCGAGGAAACCCTCGGCTGGGCGGTTCGGCATCCCGGCCTGGTCGTGGCAACAGGATGCCACCCGCACGACGCAGGTCGCTGGACGCCCGAGCTCCGTACTCGCCTCCAGGCCGCCTGGCAGCACCCGCTCGTCCGGGCCGCCGGCGAGATGGGGCTCGACTACCACTACGACCACGCCCCCCGCAGCGTGCAGCAGGACGTCTTCGCGGAGCAATTGGCGCTGGCCACGGCCGCAGGAATGCCCGTCGTCATCCACGCCCGCGAGGCCGATGCCGATGTCGTCGCCATCCTGCGGAACCAGGCCGACGCCACCGTGGTGCTGCACTCCTTCTCGAGCGGCCCCGTCCTGCGGGACGCCGGCCTCGAGGCGGGGTGGTACTTTTCCTTCAGCGGCATGGTGACCTTCAAGACGTGGACGCAGCAGGACGCCATGCGGGCCGTCGCCAGCGACCGGCTGCTGATCGAGACCGACGCACCGTACCTGGCGCCCGTGCCACACCGCGGCAAGCGCAACGAGCCGAGTTATGTGCCTGCCGTCGCACGAGCCCTCGCGGAAGTACGCGGCACGACCTACGAAGAGATCGCTGCTGGCACCACGGCCAATGCAATCAGGTTGTTTTGGCCTGACGAACAGGATGATCGATGA